TCATGAGCATCATGATGCTCGGCGCCAGATGCGGACAGACGCTGGAGGTGGAAATGGAAGGCAGCGACGAGGACGCAGCGTATGAGGGAATGAAGGCGCTGCTGGAAGAGATTCTGTAATCCTTTCATCACGTTCTTACACTTCAAATCAATGGACCGGTTTCGTGCTGCAGCAGGTAACAGGGCAGCTGACTTGAACTGCTACACATCATTACGCCAGATGGGAGATTCTTCCATCTGGCGAATTGATTTTCCGGCGAATTTGTTTTATACTAAAGAAATGTGAAACAGAAGGAGGAAACGGCATGGAATTACTGGATGTGGTAGATGAAAATGGCTGTCCGACCGGAAGGGCAGTGGACAGGGAAACGGCGCACAGGGAGGGTATCCGCCACCGTACCGCCCACGTCTGGCTGATGCGTGAGGGCAGAAACGGCGTGGAGGTGCTTCTGCAGAAGCGCAGCGCTAATAAGGATTCCTATCCGGGATGCTACGATATTTCCAGTGCCGGGCACATTCCGGCAGGCGTGGATTTCCTTCCGTCCGCACTCCGGGAGCTGCGTGAGGAGCTGGGGCTGACGGCAAAGCCGGAAGAGCTGATTTACTGCGGACAGCGCCGGTTTTCGTTTTCGACAGAATTTCATGGAAAGCCATTTGTGGACCGGCAGGTGAGCAATGTATACTGTATCTGGCGGGACGTAGAGCCGGAGAATCTGGTGCTCCAGGAATCCGAGGTAGAAAGCGTGCGCTGGATGAATCTGGAGGAATGTAAGGCGGCAGTACGTGAAAGCCGTATACCGAACTGTATTTTTTTGGAAGAATTAGATATGCTTCCGAATGAGAATTGATATAAGCTGTGCAGATAATTTTTCAGGTATCGTGCGGTCGCGAAGAATGCGAAAAGGATTTTATCACGGGCACAAAATCGCGCGAGCTCTTCGGGATACAAAATGCAGAAAGCAGGCTTGACAATGCCGCTTTGCAGTCTGTATACTAGACTGTAAGAAGAATCCTGCAAAGGATAAGAATGGGGCAGACAATGATAGCTTTCTTAAACTCTCTGCTGGAATTTCTGGTAGAATGCGGCATTTTAATCTTTGAATATATCGGCGTCGGAGTGATTATCTGGACCAGTCTGGTAAGTCTTTATAAGTATGTGACACGCAGACCGGACACCAGAATCTATCTGGCAAAGGGACTGGCTATGGGGCTGGAATTTAAGCTGGGCAGCGAGATTCTGCGCACGGTCGTTGTGCGCGAGTGGAAAGAAATCGCGATTGTAGCCGGTATTATTGTGCTGCGCGCTGCGCTTACCTTCCTCATTCACTGGGAAATCCGCCAGGAGGAAAAGGAAGAAGAAAAGAAAGTGTGAGTAGAAACGCGCATAGAATCATATACGGGAAAATCATCACGGAACGGACCGTGTACAGCGCGAGAGCCTGCCCTGGCAGGCTCTTGTTTCGCTATGTTTAAGGAAAGGGGATATGGACATGACACAGACAGAAAAGCAGCAGATGATGGCGACGGCGCCGATACCGGGGCTGATCGCGCGACTTTCGGTACCGACGATCATCAGTATGCTGATTACATCTTTTTACAATATGGCAGATACGTTTTTTGTGGGAAAGCTTGGTACCAGCGCCACTGCGGCGGTAGGCGTGGTTTTTCCGCTGATGTCTATTATCCAGGCGCTTGGCTTTTTCTTTGGTCACGGTTCCGGAAATTCCGTATCGCGCAAGCTTGGCGCACAAAAGTTGGATGAGGCGGAGCATATTGCCTCCTGCGGCTTCTTTTCGGCACTTATCTGCGGCGCGGTTATCCTGGTCTGCGGGCTGCTTTTTCTGGACCCGCTGTCGCGCGCGCTCGGTTCCACCGAAACCATTCTGCCGTATACAAAGCAGTATCTGAGCGTGATTCTGCTCGGCGCTCCGTACATGACGGCGGCGCTGACGCTGAACAATCTGCTGCGCTTCCAGGGCAGCGCGTTTTATGCAATGATTGGCATTACGACCGGCGCGGTGCTCAACGTCA
This is a stretch of genomic DNA from Marvinbryantia formatexigens DSM 14469. It encodes these proteins:
- a CDS encoding NUDIX hydrolase; translated protein: MELLDVVDENGCPTGRAVDRETAHREGIRHRTAHVWLMREGRNGVEVLLQKRSANKDSYPGCYDISSAGHIPAGVDFLPSALRELREELGLTAKPEELIYCGQRRFSFSTEFHGKPFVDRQVSNVYCIWRDVEPENLVLQESEVESVRWMNLEECKAAVRESRIPNCIFLEELDMLPNEN
- a CDS encoding DUF1622 domain-containing protein — protein: MAFLNSLLEFLVECGILIFEYIGVGVIIWTSLVSLYKYVTRRPDTRIYLAKGLAMGLEFKLGSEILRTVVVREWKEIAIVAGIIVLRAALTFLIHWEIRQEEKEEEKKV